Proteins encoded by one window of Pan troglodytes isolate AG18354 chromosome 16, NHGRI_mPanTro3-v2.0_pri, whole genome shotgun sequence:
- the TRIM69 gene encoding E3 ubiquitin-protein ligase TRIM69 isoform X3 produces the protein MEVSTNPSSNIDPGNYVEMNDSITHLPSKVVIQDITMELHCPLCNDWFRDPLMLSCGHNFCQACIQDFWRLQAKETFCPECKMLCQYSNCTFNPVLDKLVEKIKKLPLLKGHPQCLEHGENLKLFSKPDGKLICFQCKDARLSVGQSKEFLQISDAVRFFTEELAIQQGQLETTLKELQTLRNMQKEAIAAHKDITTLLHSLEQGMKVLATRELISRKLNLGQYKGPIQYMVWREMQDTLCPGLSPLTLDPKTAHPNLVLSKSQTSVWHGDIKKVMPDDPERFDSSVAVLGSRGFTSGKWYWEVEVAKKTKWTVGVVRESIIRKGSCPLTPEQGFWLLRLRNQTDLKALDLPSCSLTLTNNLDKVGIYLDYEGGQLSFYNAKTMTHIYTFSNTFMEKLYPYFCPCLNDGGENKEPLHILHPQ, from the exons GTATCCACCAACCCCTCCTCCAACATCGATCCAGGCAACTATGTTGAAATGAATGATTCAATCACCCACCTACCCTCTAAAGTGGTGATACAAGATATTACTATGGAGCTACACTGCCCTCTGTGCAATGATTGGTTCCGAGACCCACTGATGCTAAGCTGTGGCCACAACTTCTGTCAAGCCTGTATCCAAGACTTTTGGAGGCTGCAAGCAAAGGAAACATTCTGTCCTGAGTGTAAGATGCTATGTCAGTATAGCAACTGTACATTCAACCCTGTACTGGACAAGTTGGTAGAGAAGATTAAGAAGTTACCCTTACTCAAGGGCCATCCACAGTGCCTAGAGCATGGAGAGAACCTGAAACTGTTCAGTAAACCAGATGGGAAACTGATCTGCTTTCAATGCAAGGATGCTCGGTTGTCTGTGGGGCAGTCTAAGGAGTTCCTGCAAATCTCTGATGCTGTCCGTTTCTTCACG GAGGAGCTTGCCATCCAACAGGGTCAACTGGAGACAACTCTGAAGGAGCTTCAGACCCTGAGGAACATGCAGAAGGAAGCTATTGCTGCTCACAAG gACATCACAACTCTCTTACATAG CTTGGAGCAAGGAATGAAGGTGCTGGCAACCAGAGAGCTTATTTCCAGAAAGCTGAACCTGGGCCAGTACAAAGGTCCTATCCAGTACATGGTATGGAGGGAAATGCAGGACACTCTCTGCCCAG GCCTGTCTCCACTAACTCTGGACCCTAAAACAGCTCACCCAAATCTGGTGCTCTCCAAAAGCCAAACCAGCGTCTGGCATGGTGACATTAAGAAGGTAATGCCTGATGATCCTGAGAGGTTTGACTCAAGTGTGGCTGTACTGGGCTCAAGAGGCTTCACCTCTGGAAAGTGGTACTGGGAAGTAGAAGTAGCAAAGAAGACAAAATGGACAGTTGGAGTTGTCAGAGAATCCATCATTCGGAAGGGCAGCTGTCCTCTAACTCCTGAGCAAGGATTCTGGCTTTTAAGACTAAGGAACCAAACTGATCTAAAGGCTCTGGATTTGCCTTCTTGCAGTCTGACACTGACTAACAACCTCGACAAGGTGGGCATATACCTGGATTATGAAGGAGGACAGTTGTCCTTCTACAATGCTAAAACCATGACTCACATTTACACCTTCAGTAACACTTTCATGGAGAAACTTTATCCCTACTTCTGCCCCTGCCTTAATGATGGTGGAGAGAATAAAGAACCATTGCACATCTTACATCCACAGTAA
- the TRIM69 gene encoding E3 ubiquitin-protein ligase TRIM69 (The RefSeq protein has 1 substitution compared to this genomic sequence) — protein sequence MKVSTNPSSNIDPGNYVEMNDSITHLPSKVVIQDITMELHCPLCNDWFRDPLMLSCGHNFCQACIQDFWRLQAKETFCPECKMLCQYSNCTFNPVLDKLVEKIKKLPLLKGHPQCLEHGENLKLFSKPDGKLICFQCKDARLSVGQSKEFLQISDAVRFFTEELAIQQGQLETTLKELQTLRNMQKEAIAAHKENKLHLQQHVSMEFLKLHQFLHSKEKDILTELLEEGKALNEEMELNLSQLQERCLLAKDMLVSIQAKTEQQNSFDFLKDITTLLHSLEQGMKVLATRELISRKLNLGQYKGPIQYMVWREMQDTLCPGLSPLTLDPKTAHPNLVLSKSQTSVWHGDIKKVMPDDPERFDSSVAVLGSRGFTSGKWYWEVEVAKKTKWTVGVVRESIIRKGSCPLTPEQGFWLLRLRNQTDLKALDLPSCSLTLTNNLDKVGIYLDYEGGQLSFYNAKTMTHIYTFSNTFMEKLYPYFCPCLNDGGENKEPLHILHPQ from the exons GTATCCACCAACCCCTCCTCCAACATCGATCCAGGCAACTATGTTGAAATGAATGATTCAATCACCCACCTACCCTCTAAAGTGGTGATACAAGATATTACTATGGAGCTACACTGCCCTCTGTGCAATGATTGGTTCCGAGACCCACTGATGCTAAGCTGTGGCCACAACTTCTGTCAAGCCTGTATCCAAGACTTTTGGAGGCTGCAAGCAAAGGAAACATTCTGTCCTGAGTGTAAGATGCTATGTCAGTATAGCAACTGTACATTCAACCCTGTACTGGACAAGTTGGTAGAGAAGATTAAGAAGTTACCCTTACTCAAGGGCCATCCACAGTGCCTAGAGCATGGAGAGAACCTGAAACTGTTCAGTAAACCAGATGGGAAACTGATCTGCTTTCAATGCAAGGATGCTCGGTTGTCTGTGGGGCAGTCTAAGGAGTTCCTGCAAATCTCTGATGCTGTCCGTTTCTTCACG GAGGAGCTTGCCATCCAACAGGGTCAACTGGAGACAACTCTGAAGGAGCTTCAGACCCTGAGGAACATGCAGAAGGAAGCTATTGCTGCTCACAAG GAAAACAAGCTACATCTGCAGCAACATGTGTCCATGGAGTTTCTAAAGCTGCATCAGttcctgcacagcaaagaaaggGACATTTTAACTGAGCTCCTGGAAGAGGGGAAAGCCTTGAATGAGGAGATGGAGCTGAATCTGAGCCAGCTTCAGGAGCGATGTCTCTTAGCCAAGGATATGTTGGTGAGCATTCAGGCAAAGACGGAACAACAGAACTCCTTCGACTTTCTCAAA gACATCACAACTCTCTTACATAG CTTGGAGCAAGGAATGAAGGTGCTGGCAACCAGAGAGCTTATTTCCAGAAAGCTGAACCTGGGCCAGTACAAAGGTCCTATCCAGTACATGGTATGGAGGGAAATGCAGGACACTCTCTGCCCAG GCCTGTCTCCACTAACTCTGGACCCTAAAACAGCTCACCCAAATCTGGTGCTCTCCAAAAGCCAAACCAGCGTCTGGCATGGTGACATTAAGAAGGTAATGCCTGATGATCCTGAGAGGTTTGACTCAAGTGTGGCTGTACTGGGCTCAAGAGGCTTCACCTCTGGAAAGTGGTACTGGGAAGTAGAAGTAGCAAAGAAGACAAAATGGACAGTTGGAGTTGTCAGAGAATCCATCATTCGGAAGGGCAGCTGTCCTCTAACTCCTGAGCAAGGATTCTGGCTTTTAAGACTAAGGAACCAAACTGATCTAAAGGCTCTGGATTTGCCTTCTTGCAGTCTGACACTGACTAACAACCTCGACAAGGTGGGCATATACCTGGATTATGAAGGAGGACAGTTGTCCTTCTACAATGCTAAAACCATGACTCACATTTACACCTTCAGTAACACTTTCATGGAGAAACTTTATCCCTACTTCTGCCCCTGCCTTAATGATGGTGGAGAGAATAAAGAACCATTGCACATCTTACATCCACAGTAA
- the TRIM69 gene encoding E3 ubiquitin-protein ligase TRIM69 isoform X1: MEVSTNPSSNIDPGNYVEMNDSITHLPSKVVIQDITMELHCPLCNDWFRDPLMLSCGHNFCQACIQDFWRLQAKETFCPECKMLCQYSNCTFNPVLDKLVEKIKKLPLLKGHPQCLEHGENLKLFSKPDGKLICFQCKDARLSVGQSKEFLQISDAVRFFTEELAIQQGQLETTLKELQTLRNMQKEAIAAHKENKLHLQQHVSMEFLKLHQFLHSKERDILTELLEEGKALNEEMELNLSQLQERCLLAKDMLVSIQAKTEQQNSFDFLKDITTLLHSLEQGMKVLATRELISRKLNLGQYKGPIQYMVWREMQDTLCPGLSPLTLDPKTAHPNLVLSKSQTSVWHGDIKKVMPDDPERFDSSVAVLGSRGFTSGKWYWEVEVAKKTKWTVGVVRESIIRKGSCPLTPEQGFWLLRLRNQTDLKALDLPSCSLTLTNNLDKVGIYLDYEGGQLSFYNAKTMTHIYTFSNTFMEKLYPYFCPCLNDGGENKEPLHILHPQ; the protein is encoded by the exons GTATCCACCAACCCCTCCTCCAACATCGATCCAGGCAACTATGTTGAAATGAATGATTCAATCACCCACCTACCCTCTAAAGTGGTGATACAAGATATTACTATGGAGCTACACTGCCCTCTGTGCAATGATTGGTTCCGAGACCCACTGATGCTAAGCTGTGGCCACAACTTCTGTCAAGCCTGTATCCAAGACTTTTGGAGGCTGCAAGCAAAGGAAACATTCTGTCCTGAGTGTAAGATGCTATGTCAGTATAGCAACTGTACATTCAACCCTGTACTGGACAAGTTGGTAGAGAAGATTAAGAAGTTACCCTTACTCAAGGGCCATCCACAGTGCCTAGAGCATGGAGAGAACCTGAAACTGTTCAGTAAACCAGATGGGAAACTGATCTGCTTTCAATGCAAGGATGCTCGGTTGTCTGTGGGGCAGTCTAAGGAGTTCCTGCAAATCTCTGATGCTGTCCGTTTCTTCACG GAGGAGCTTGCCATCCAACAGGGTCAACTGGAGACAACTCTGAAGGAGCTTCAGACCCTGAGGAACATGCAGAAGGAAGCTATTGCTGCTCACAAG GAAAACAAGCTACATCTGCAGCAACATGTGTCCATGGAGTTTCTAAAGCTGCATCAGttcctgcacagcaaagaaaggGACATTTTAACTGAGCTCCTGGAAGAGGGGAAAGCCTTGAATGAGGAGATGGAGCTGAATCTGAGCCAGCTTCAGGAGCGATGTCTCTTAGCCAAGGATATGTTGGTGAGCATTCAGGCAAAGACGGAACAACAGAACTCCTTCGACTTTCTCAAA gACATCACAACTCTCTTACATAG CTTGGAGCAAGGAATGAAGGTGCTGGCAACCAGAGAGCTTATTTCCAGAAAGCTGAACCTGGGCCAGTACAAAGGTCCTATCCAGTACATGGTATGGAGGGAAATGCAGGACACTCTCTGCCCAG GCCTGTCTCCACTAACTCTGGACCCTAAAACAGCTCACCCAAATCTGGTGCTCTCCAAAAGCCAAACCAGCGTCTGGCATGGTGACATTAAGAAGGTAATGCCTGATGATCCTGAGAGGTTTGACTCAAGTGTGGCTGTACTGGGCTCAAGAGGCTTCACCTCTGGAAAGTGGTACTGGGAAGTAGAAGTAGCAAAGAAGACAAAATGGACAGTTGGAGTTGTCAGAGAATCCATCATTCGGAAGGGCAGCTGTCCTCTAACTCCTGAGCAAGGATTCTGGCTTTTAAGACTAAGGAACCAAACTGATCTAAAGGCTCTGGATTTGCCTTCTTGCAGTCTGACACTGACTAACAACCTCGACAAGGTGGGCATATACCTGGATTATGAAGGAGGACAGTTGTCCTTCTACAATGCTAAAACCATGACTCACATTTACACCTTCAGTAACACTTTCATGGAGAAACTTTATCCCTACTTCTGCCCCTGCCTTAATGATGGTGGAGAGAATAAAGAACCATTGCACATCTTACATCCACAGTAA
- the TRIM69 gene encoding E3 ubiquitin-protein ligase TRIM69 isoform X2, whose protein sequence is MEVSTNPSSNIDPGNYVEMNDSITHLPSKVVIQDITMELHCPLCNDWFRDPLMLSCGHNFCQACIQDFWRLQAKETFCPECKMLCQYSNCTFNPVLDKLVEKIKKLPLLKGHPQCLEHGENLKLFSKPDGKLICFQCKDARLSVGQSKEFLQISDAVRFFTEELAIQQGQLETTLKELQTLRNMQKEAIAAHKENKLHLQQHVSMEFLKLHQFLHSKERDILTELLEEGKALNEEMELNLSQLQERCLLAKDMLDITTLLHSLEQGMKVLATRELISRKLNLGQYKGPIQYMVWREMQDTLCPGLSPLTLDPKTAHPNLVLSKSQTSVWHGDIKKVMPDDPERFDSSVAVLGSRGFTSGKWYWEVEVAKKTKWTVGVVRESIIRKGSCPLTPEQGFWLLRLRNQTDLKALDLPSCSLTLTNNLDKVGIYLDYEGGQLSFYNAKTMTHIYTFSNTFMEKLYPYFCPCLNDGGENKEPLHILHPQ, encoded by the exons GTATCCACCAACCCCTCCTCCAACATCGATCCAGGCAACTATGTTGAAATGAATGATTCAATCACCCACCTACCCTCTAAAGTGGTGATACAAGATATTACTATGGAGCTACACTGCCCTCTGTGCAATGATTGGTTCCGAGACCCACTGATGCTAAGCTGTGGCCACAACTTCTGTCAAGCCTGTATCCAAGACTTTTGGAGGCTGCAAGCAAAGGAAACATTCTGTCCTGAGTGTAAGATGCTATGTCAGTATAGCAACTGTACATTCAACCCTGTACTGGACAAGTTGGTAGAGAAGATTAAGAAGTTACCCTTACTCAAGGGCCATCCACAGTGCCTAGAGCATGGAGAGAACCTGAAACTGTTCAGTAAACCAGATGGGAAACTGATCTGCTTTCAATGCAAGGATGCTCGGTTGTCTGTGGGGCAGTCTAAGGAGTTCCTGCAAATCTCTGATGCTGTCCGTTTCTTCACG GAGGAGCTTGCCATCCAACAGGGTCAACTGGAGACAACTCTGAAGGAGCTTCAGACCCTGAGGAACATGCAGAAGGAAGCTATTGCTGCTCACAAG GAAAACAAGCTACATCTGCAGCAACATGTGTCCATGGAGTTTCTAAAGCTGCATCAGttcctgcacagcaaagaaaggGACATTTTAACTGAGCTCCTGGAAGAGGGGAAAGCCTTGAATGAGGAGATGGAGCTGAATCTGAGCCAGCTTCAGGAGCGATGTCTCTTAGCCAAGGATATGTTG gACATCACAACTCTCTTACATAG CTTGGAGCAAGGAATGAAGGTGCTGGCAACCAGAGAGCTTATTTCCAGAAAGCTGAACCTGGGCCAGTACAAAGGTCCTATCCAGTACATGGTATGGAGGGAAATGCAGGACACTCTCTGCCCAG GCCTGTCTCCACTAACTCTGGACCCTAAAACAGCTCACCCAAATCTGGTGCTCTCCAAAAGCCAAACCAGCGTCTGGCATGGTGACATTAAGAAGGTAATGCCTGATGATCCTGAGAGGTTTGACTCAAGTGTGGCTGTACTGGGCTCAAGAGGCTTCACCTCTGGAAAGTGGTACTGGGAAGTAGAAGTAGCAAAGAAGACAAAATGGACAGTTGGAGTTGTCAGAGAATCCATCATTCGGAAGGGCAGCTGTCCTCTAACTCCTGAGCAAGGATTCTGGCTTTTAAGACTAAGGAACCAAACTGATCTAAAGGCTCTGGATTTGCCTTCTTGCAGTCTGACACTGACTAACAACCTCGACAAGGTGGGCATATACCTGGATTATGAAGGAGGACAGTTGTCCTTCTACAATGCTAAAACCATGACTCACATTTACACCTTCAGTAACACTTTCATGGAGAAACTTTATCCCTACTTCTGCCCCTGCCTTAATGATGGTGGAGAGAATAAAGAACCATTGCACATCTTACATCCACAGTAA
- the TRIM69 gene encoding E3 ubiquitin-protein ligase TRIM69 isoform X5: MEFLKLHQFLHSKERDILTELLEEGKALNEEMELNLSQLQERCLLAKDMLDITTLLHSLEQGMKVLATRELISRKLNLGQYKGPIQYMVWREMQDTLCPGLSPLTLDPKTAHPNLVLSKSQTSVWHGDIKKVMPDDPERFDSSVAVLGSRGFTSGKWYWEVEVAKKTKWTVGVVRESIIRKGSCPLTPEQGFWLLRLRNQTDLKALDLPSCSLTLTNNLDKVGIYLDYEGGQLSFYNAKTMTHIYTFSNTFMEKLYPYFCPCLNDGGENKEPLHILHPQ; the protein is encoded by the exons ATGGAGTTTCTAAAGCTGCATCAGttcctgcacagcaaagaaaggGACATTTTAACTGAGCTCCTGGAAGAGGGGAAAGCCTTGAATGAGGAGATGGAGCTGAATCTGAGCCAGCTTCAGGAGCGATGTCTCTTAGCCAAGGATATGTTG gACATCACAACTCTCTTACATAG CTTGGAGCAAGGAATGAAGGTGCTGGCAACCAGAGAGCTTATTTCCAGAAAGCTGAACCTGGGCCAGTACAAAGGTCCTATCCAGTACATGGTATGGAGGGAAATGCAGGACACTCTCTGCCCAG GCCTGTCTCCACTAACTCTGGACCCTAAAACAGCTCACCCAAATCTGGTGCTCTCCAAAAGCCAAACCAGCGTCTGGCATGGTGACATTAAGAAGGTAATGCCTGATGATCCTGAGAGGTTTGACTCAAGTGTGGCTGTACTGGGCTCAAGAGGCTTCACCTCTGGAAAGTGGTACTGGGAAGTAGAAGTAGCAAAGAAGACAAAATGGACAGTTGGAGTTGTCAGAGAATCCATCATTCGGAAGGGCAGCTGTCCTCTAACTCCTGAGCAAGGATTCTGGCTTTTAAGACTAAGGAACCAAACTGATCTAAAGGCTCTGGATTTGCCTTCTTGCAGTCTGACACTGACTAACAACCTCGACAAGGTGGGCATATACCTGGATTATGAAGGAGGACAGTTGTCCTTCTACAATGCTAAAACCATGACTCACATTTACACCTTCAGTAACACTTTCATGGAGAAACTTTATCCCTACTTCTGCCCCTGCCTTAATGATGGTGGAGAGAATAAAGAACCATTGCACATCTTACATCCACAGTAA
- the TRIM69 gene encoding E3 ubiquitin-protein ligase TRIM69 isoform X4: protein MEFLKLHQFLHSKERDILTELLEEGKALNEEMELNLSQLQERCLLAKDMLVSIQAKTEQQNSFDFLKDITTLLHSLEQGMKVLATRELISRKLNLGQYKGPIQYMVWREMQDTLCPGLSPLTLDPKTAHPNLVLSKSQTSVWHGDIKKVMPDDPERFDSSVAVLGSRGFTSGKWYWEVEVAKKTKWTVGVVRESIIRKGSCPLTPEQGFWLLRLRNQTDLKALDLPSCSLTLTNNLDKVGIYLDYEGGQLSFYNAKTMTHIYTFSNTFMEKLYPYFCPCLNDGGENKEPLHILHPQ, encoded by the exons ATGGAGTTTCTAAAGCTGCATCAGttcctgcacagcaaagaaaggGACATTTTAACTGAGCTCCTGGAAGAGGGGAAAGCCTTGAATGAGGAGATGGAGCTGAATCTGAGCCAGCTTCAGGAGCGATGTCTCTTAGCCAAGGATATGTTGGTGAGCATTCAGGCAAAGACGGAACAACAGAACTCCTTCGACTTTCTCAAA gACATCACAACTCTCTTACATAG CTTGGAGCAAGGAATGAAGGTGCTGGCAACCAGAGAGCTTATTTCCAGAAAGCTGAACCTGGGCCAGTACAAAGGTCCTATCCAGTACATGGTATGGAGGGAAATGCAGGACACTCTCTGCCCAG GCCTGTCTCCACTAACTCTGGACCCTAAAACAGCTCACCCAAATCTGGTGCTCTCCAAAAGCCAAACCAGCGTCTGGCATGGTGACATTAAGAAGGTAATGCCTGATGATCCTGAGAGGTTTGACTCAAGTGTGGCTGTACTGGGCTCAAGAGGCTTCACCTCTGGAAAGTGGTACTGGGAAGTAGAAGTAGCAAAGAAGACAAAATGGACAGTTGGAGTTGTCAGAGAATCCATCATTCGGAAGGGCAGCTGTCCTCTAACTCCTGAGCAAGGATTCTGGCTTTTAAGACTAAGGAACCAAACTGATCTAAAGGCTCTGGATTTGCCTTCTTGCAGTCTGACACTGACTAACAACCTCGACAAGGTGGGCATATACCTGGATTATGAAGGAGGACAGTTGTCCTTCTACAATGCTAAAACCATGACTCACATTTACACCTTCAGTAACACTTTCATGGAGAAACTTTATCCCTACTTCTGCCCCTGCCTTAATGATGGTGGAGAGAATAAAGAACCATTGCACATCTTACATCCACAGTAA